From a single Leclercia sp. AS011 genomic region:
- a CDS encoding type II toxin-antitoxin system TacA family antitoxin has protein sequence MKSDVQLNIRAKEAQRALIDTAAGILHKTRTDFILEMACQAAENVILDQRMFNLNDAQYAEFIDMLDAPLTANPALDALLARKPQWEK, from the coding sequence ATGAAATCTGACGTTCAGCTCAACATCCGGGCAAAAGAAGCGCAGCGCGCGCTGATCGATACAGCAGCCGGTATTCTCCATAAAACCCGTACAGATTTTATACTGGAAATGGCCTGTCAGGCTGCTGAAAACGTTATTCTTGACCAGCGTATGTTCAACCTCAATGATGCGCAATACGCTGAATTTATCGATATGCTGGATGCACCCCTGACGGCGAATCCTGCTTTAGATGCACTTCTGGCGAGAAAACCGCAGTGGGAAAAATAA
- a CDS encoding GNAT family N-acetyltransferase: MGKITAPTPLNATHILSEFYCGEAVLDEWIRNRGLKNQSLGAARTFVVCREHSSQVVGFYSLATGSVTHAIATGSLKRNMPDPVPVIILARLAVDTRFHGKGLGADLLHDAVLRICRVAENIGVRAVMVHALSNPAKQFYLHHGFTPSVTQENTLFLRLPVHL; this comes from the coding sequence GTGGGAAAAATAACAGCGCCGACGCCACTCAATGCAACCCATATTCTTTCTGAGTTCTACTGTGGAGAGGCTGTCCTGGATGAATGGATTAGAAACCGGGGATTAAAAAATCAGTCTCTCGGTGCAGCCAGGACTTTTGTGGTATGCAGGGAGCACTCTTCACAAGTCGTAGGTTTTTACTCGCTTGCTACCGGTAGCGTAACGCATGCCATCGCAACCGGTAGCCTGAAACGCAATATGCCCGATCCTGTCCCGGTGATTATTCTGGCGCGACTGGCTGTTGATACCCGTTTTCACGGCAAAGGCCTTGGCGCAGATTTACTGCATGATGCAGTATTGCGCATCTGCCGTGTCGCTGAGAATATTGGCGTTCGGGCGGTGATGGTTCATGCCCTTTCAAACCCGGCAAAACAGTTTTATCTGCACCATGGCTTTACCCCCTCTGTAACGCAGGAAAATACGCTTTTTCTTCGTTTACCTGTTCACCTGTAG